The Chitinophaga sp. H8 genome contains a region encoding:
- a CDS encoding TonB-dependent receptor, with protein MKEDSDCPGMLSCRCKSRTQKFFLIMKLVTFFVLVAAMQVSATAYSQKLSLSAKGAELEKVFEEIYNQSGYLFLYTSKLMTNAKPVSLRVKNASLEKVLELCFRDQPFTYSIVEKTVVVKPIVQRNTTPAPPVITQAVQPVTVGGQVTDAETGERLPGVSIGLKGTNKGTSTSEDGTYQFVIPESEPHQVLVFSLVGYTSREITLSGQSTLNVKLTKDIGKLEEVVVVGYGKQKKTSLTSAVASIDTKELSKAPVANVSNALVGRLPGLIAVNGNGKPGSGSSISIRGASTFGDNSALVLVDGIVRDFQFIDPNEIESISILKDASATAVYGSRAANGVILVTTKRGSTGKPTFNYNGFVGLQSPTRYPDVLSAYEYAVMKNEAVKNMGKPAQYTDQELEDIRTGVIPETDWYGLTMKDQSFQTQQNISVNGGSDAIKYYLSLGYLNQDGMYDRINFKRYSIRSNVDANINSNLTISADFDASTRDHKGSAYAAEAIFSDIVAAYPMDKAYNPDGTIYYTHEQHPVEEIKTGYNNTKVNVLQATLSLKQKLPFIEGLSVSGKASFGKEYSNNKHYNVPVLMNRQDAEGNTLEIYPYGGWNGKTALNQGFDEYNTITLNAALNYQRTFGEHDVSGLLLFEQFDAKANNFYAFRTNFPAKDLDELFYGGEAQKDANGGSFNDGRRSAVARVNYTYKQRYLFEASFRRDGSVAFPESKKYGFFPAVSAGWRIGEESFIRNSAGMGFVDDLKLRVSYGKVGNDRNVYVGRTPTFQYLQVYNPSGTLVSGSEGLTSITPGILPNPDVTWETATIADVGLEGSLWKSKLQFVVDLFYKRTSDILLKRIRSIPATVGAQLPAENYAVVDNKGIELSLTHRNRIGALDFYITLNGSYARSKVITLDEPANIPDYLLQTGRPLNFITGYKALGYFQSAEDVASYYPQFNGGQQPGDVKYADINGDKKVDANDITIISMDNSTPKVIGGLSFGGSIKGFDFAVLFQGATKVNRLLDGMARTFFQGGSWNNFVDLKDHWTPDNPNARYPRPWEGPHPNNSQNSSLYLRDASYIRLRSVDIGYTLPSATMKRIGVDRLRVYLSGSNLFLIDKLKMFDPEVENPSGSYYPQQRSMNLGVNLTF; from the coding sequence ATGAAAGAAGATTCAGATTGCCCCGGCATGCTTTCTTGCCGTTGTAAGAGTCGTACCCAGAAATTCTTTTTAATCATGAAGCTGGTCACTTTTTTTGTACTGGTTGCCGCTATGCAGGTAAGTGCTACGGCCTATTCTCAAAAACTCTCCCTTTCCGCTAAAGGAGCGGAGCTGGAGAAGGTATTTGAGGAAATATACAACCAGAGCGGCTATTTATTTTTGTATACCAGTAAGCTGATGACGAATGCAAAGCCGGTATCCCTGCGGGTGAAGAATGCGTCGCTGGAAAAAGTGCTGGAGCTTTGTTTCAGGGATCAGCCCTTCACTTATTCCATTGTGGAAAAAACAGTGGTGGTAAAACCTATTGTGCAACGGAACACCACACCTGCCCCGCCGGTCATAACGCAGGCAGTGCAGCCTGTTACTGTTGGCGGACAGGTAACGGATGCGGAAACCGGCGAACGGCTTCCCGGTGTCAGTATAGGTCTGAAAGGCACGAATAAAGGTACTTCCACCTCGGAGGATGGTACTTACCAGTTTGTAATACCGGAATCTGAACCGCATCAGGTACTGGTATTTTCCCTGGTGGGTTATACCAGCCGGGAGATAACGCTGAGTGGGCAGTCTACGCTGAATGTTAAACTGACAAAAGATATCGGCAAACTGGAAGAGGTGGTGGTAGTGGGGTATGGTAAGCAGAAAAAGACCAGCCTTACCAGTGCTGTTGCTTCTATTGATACCAAAGAGCTGAGCAAGGCGCCGGTGGCAAATGTCAGCAATGCCCTTGTAGGCCGCCTGCCTGGTCTAATTGCGGTGAATGGCAATGGGAAACCAGGTTCGGGCTCCAGTATTTCTATCCGGGGAGCCAGTACTTTTGGTGATAATAGTGCGCTGGTGTTGGTGGATGGTATCGTTCGTGATTTCCAGTTCATTGATCCCAACGAAATAGAAAGCATTTCCATTTTGAAAGATGCCTCGGCTACGGCTGTATATGGCTCCAGGGCGGCCAATGGCGTAATCCTCGTTACTACAAAGCGGGGCAGCACGGGGAAACCCACCTTCAACTACAACGGCTTCGTGGGCTTGCAGTCGCCCACCCGTTACCCGGATGTACTGAGCGCTTACGAATACGCCGTCATGAAGAATGAGGCGGTAAAGAACATGGGCAAACCTGCACAGTACACTGACCAGGAGCTGGAAGACATACGTACAGGCGTAATTCCCGAAACGGACTGGTATGGCCTTACGATGAAAGACCAGTCGTTCCAGACACAACAGAATATCAGCGTAAATGGTGGCTCCGACGCCATCAAATATTATCTTTCGCTGGGTTACCTTAACCAGGACGGTATGTACGACCGTATCAATTTCAAACGGTACTCTATCCGTTCCAACGTAGATGCGAACATCAACAGCAATCTCACCATCTCCGCAGATTTCGACGCCAGCACGCGGGATCACAAGGGGAGCGCCTACGCAGCGGAAGCCATCTTCTCTGATATTGTGGCCGCCTATCCCATGGACAAGGCCTATAATCCTGATGGTACCATCTATTACACGCATGAACAGCATCCCGTGGAAGAGATCAAAACAGGGTACAATAATACTAAAGTGAATGTGCTGCAGGCCACTTTATCTCTCAAACAAAAGCTGCCTTTCATAGAAGGGTTGTCCGTATCAGGAAAAGCTTCTTTTGGGAAAGAATACTCGAACAATAAACATTACAACGTACCCGTGCTCATGAACCGGCAGGATGCGGAAGGGAATACGCTGGAGATTTATCCGTATGGTGGATGGAATGGTAAAACCGCCCTTAACCAGGGGTTTGATGAATACAATACAATTACCCTGAATGCCGCGCTGAATTACCAACGGACCTTCGGTGAGCATGATGTTAGCGGGTTGTTGCTGTTCGAGCAGTTTGATGCGAAGGCCAACAACTTTTATGCCTTCAGAACCAACTTCCCGGCTAAAGACCTCGATGAATTATTTTACGGAGGAGAAGCGCAGAAGGATGCGAACGGTGGCTCCTTTAACGATGGGCGGCGCAGCGCTGTAGCAAGGGTTAACTACACGTATAAACAGCGTTACCTGTTCGAAGCATCATTCCGCCGGGATGGTTCGGTGGCTTTTCCGGAAAGCAAAAAATATGGCTTCTTTCCTGCTGTTTCCGCCGGCTGGCGTATCGGGGAAGAATCTTTTATCCGCAATAGTGCCGGTATGGGATTCGTGGATGATCTGAAGCTACGGGTATCCTACGGGAAAGTGGGCAATGACCGTAACGTTTATGTTGGAAGAACACCTACGTTCCAGTATCTGCAGGTTTATAATCCTTCCGGTACCCTGGTGTCCGGCAGTGAAGGGCTGACCAGTATTACGCCTGGTATTCTGCCAAATCCGGATGTGACCTGGGAAACAGCTACCATTGCTGATGTGGGCCTGGAAGGCTCCTTATGGAAAAGCAAGCTCCAGTTTGTAGTGGATCTCTTTTACAAACGCACCTCCGACATTCTTCTTAAACGCATCCGCTCCATTCCGGCTACAGTGGGGGCACAGTTGCCGGCAGAGAACTATGCCGTGGTAGACAACAAGGGTATAGAGCTGTCATTAACACATCGCAACCGTATAGGAGCACTGGACTTTTATATTACCCTGAACGGCAGTTATGCCAGGAGTAAAGTGATCACGCTCGATGAGCCTGCCAACATTCCGGACTATCTGTTGCAAACCGGACGGCCACTGAATTTTATCACCGGTTACAAAGCGCTCGGCTACTTCCAGTCGGCCGAAGATGTGGCATCCTATTATCCGCAATTCAATGGAGGTCAGCAACCTGGGGATGTGAAATATGCAGACATCAACGGTGACAAAAAAGTGGACGCCAATGATATCACTATTATATCCATGGACAACAGCACGCCCAAAGTGATTGGTGGCTTGTCATTCGGCGGTTCCATAAAAGGTTTCGACTTTGCGGTGCTGTTCCAGGGCGCCACGAAGGTAAACCGCTTGCTGGACGGTATGGCCAGAACCTTTTTTCAGGGGGGATCCTGGAATAACTTTGTGGACCTGAAAGATCACTGGACACCGGACAATCCCAATGCGCGTTACCCACGGCCATGGGAAGGGCCTCATCCGAATAATTCGCAGAATTCCAGTTTGTACCTGCGCGATGCGAGTTACATCCGTCTGCGGTCTGTAGACATAGGCTATACGTTGCCATCGGCAACCATGAAGCGGATAGGAGTGGACAGGCTACGGGTTTATCTTTCCGGATCCAACCTTTTCCTGATCGACAAACTGAAAATGTTTGATCCGGAGGTAGAAAATCCAAGCGGTTCCTACTACCCACAACAGCGGAGCATGAACCTGGGCGTTAATCTCACCTTCTGA